The following coding sequences are from one Oryzisolibacter sp. LB2S window:
- a CDS encoding TonB-dependent receptor, with protein sequence MSHALPFSLKPCAAALLLALTTGMLVAAAPAAAQTAAAAAVREYDLPAGPLAATLNRIAREAGLAFSTDAQLMQGRSAAPVRGRFEASEAMRRALAGSGLELLGTTGGGYTLRAAAQPAPGAAGSGSVLAPVTVTAQADSATGLPAAYAGGQVAKGARLGLLGNADVMDIPFSVTSYTAELMENQGARTIADVLKNDPAVRYSTSDGHPFENFRVRNFAVNQNELVVDGMYGLIPYGRTPVEMFERVELLRGPSALFTGMAPAGALGGTINLVPKRAGEAPLSRVSLDYVSEGQLGTRFDLSRRFGNDKEWGLRLNGSFADGDTALDGQSRQRQLLSAALDYRQGGFKGSLDAYYTKEKFDGGTPAGVMFRNPALGVLAAPDASLGLFPAAYGESENKAAILRTEYAFNDAVTAFANVGVRHGKVAGFFTGTWVVVTGADGAGTVSMSGQRMYEKNVNTEAGLRLNFRTGGIGHEMTLQASRLKMDYGYDANSNGGTTNIYAPSYVAMPALPGAARKWSDKTFDSLAVVDTLSLLDERLRLTLGLRHQSYQVVPTSDGIAIGGEVAYDKSVVTPAAAVVFKPWGPNVSLYASYVQGLSQGGRISTDNGYVRNHTFAPYKTKQTELGVKWNAGSFTHTAALYQITKPELITFASGAGLDAIDGGEKRVRGLEWSTFGEVTRGVRVLGGVVYAQSIQSKTQGGLLDGYAAVGSPHWQANLGAEWDVPGAPGLTLTGRVQSSASQWLTNNHTLKLPGWSVFDLGARYATRLAGRQAVLRLNVNNVADRNYYSGIFREGAPIGTLGAPRTVSASLTVDF encoded by the coding sequence ATGTCCCATGCCTTGCCCTTTTCCCTCAAACCCTGCGCCGCCGCGCTGCTCCTGGCCCTGACGACAGGCATGCTGGTCGCCGCCGCGCCGGCCGCGGCGCAGACGGCCGCCGCCGCGGCCGTGCGCGAGTATGACCTGCCGGCCGGCCCGCTGGCGGCCACGCTCAACCGCATCGCGCGCGAGGCCGGGCTGGCCTTCAGCACCGATGCGCAGCTGATGCAAGGGCGCAGCGCCGCGCCGGTGCGCGGCCGATTCGAGGCGAGCGAGGCCATGCGGCGCGCGCTGGCCGGATCGGGTCTGGAGCTGCTGGGGACCACGGGCGGCGGCTACACGCTGCGGGCGGCTGCGCAGCCAGCGCCTGGCGCCGCAGGAAGCGGCAGCGTGCTCGCGCCGGTCACGGTGACGGCACAGGCCGATTCCGCCACCGGCCTGCCGGCGGCCTATGCGGGTGGCCAGGTGGCCAAGGGTGCACGCCTGGGTCTGTTGGGCAATGCCGACGTGATGGACATTCCCTTCAGTGTCACCAGCTACACGGCAGAACTCATGGAGAACCAGGGCGCACGCACCATCGCCGATGTGCTCAAGAACGACCCGGCGGTGCGCTATTCCACCTCGGACGGCCACCCGTTCGAGAACTTCCGCGTGCGCAACTTCGCCGTCAACCAGAACGAGCTGGTGGTCGATGGCATGTACGGCCTGATTCCCTATGGCCGCACACCGGTGGAGATGTTCGAGCGTGTCGAGCTGCTGCGTGGCCCGAGCGCGTTGTTCACCGGCATGGCGCCCGCGGGCGCCCTGGGCGGCACGATCAACCTGGTGCCCAAGCGCGCCGGTGAAGCGCCGCTGTCGCGCGTGTCGCTGGACTATGTGTCCGAAGGCCAGCTGGGCACCAGGTTCGACCTGAGCCGGCGCTTTGGCAACGACAAGGAATGGGGCCTGCGTCTCAACGGCTCGTTTGCCGATGGCGACACGGCACTCGATGGCCAGTCGCGCCAGCGCCAGCTCCTGTCCGCCGCGCTCGACTACCGGCAGGGCGGCTTCAAGGGGTCGCTGGACGCCTACTACACCAAGGAGAAGTTCGACGGGGGCACGCCCGCCGGCGTGATGTTCCGCAACCCTGCGCTGGGCGTGCTCGCTGCGCCGGACGCCTCGCTGGGCCTATTTCCCGCAGCCTACGGCGAGTCCGAGAACAAGGCCGCCATCCTGCGCACCGAATATGCCTTCAATGACGCGGTGACCGCCTTTGCCAATGTCGGCGTGCGCCACGGCAAGGTCGCGGGCTTCTTCACGGGAACATGGGTGGTTGTCACCGGGGCGGACGGTGCCGGCACGGTGTCCATGTCCGGCCAGCGCATGTACGAGAAGAACGTGAACACCGAGGCGGGCCTGCGCCTGAACTTCCGCACCGGCGGCATCGGACACGAGATGACGCTGCAGGCATCGCGTCTGAAGATGGACTATGGCTATGACGCCAACTCGAACGGCGGTACCACCAACATCTATGCCCCCTCCTATGTGGCCATGCCCGCGCTGCCCGGCGCGGCCAGGAAATGGTCCGACAAGACCTTCGACAGCCTGGCCGTGGTGGACACCCTGTCCCTGCTGGACGAGCGGCTCAGGCTGACGCTGGGTCTGCGCCATCAGAGCTACCAGGTTGTGCCCACCTCCGACGGCATCGCCATCGGTGGCGAAGTGGCCTACGACAAGAGCGTGGTCACTCCTGCCGCCGCCGTGGTGTTCAAGCCCTGGGGGCCGAACGTGTCGCTGTACGCCAGCTATGTGCAGGGGCTGAGCCAGGGTGGGCGCATCTCCACCGACAACGGCTACGTGCGCAACCACACCTTCGCGCCCTACAAGACCAAGCAGACCGAGCTGGGCGTGAAGTGGAATGCGGGCAGCTTCACGCACACGGCAGCGCTCTACCAGATCACCAAACCCGAGCTCATCACCTTTGCCAGCGGCGCGGGCCTGGACGCCATCGACGGCGGCGAAAAACGCGTGCGTGGCCTGGAGTGGAGCACCTTCGGTGAGGTCACACGCGGCGTGCGCGTGCTCGGTGGTGTGGTCTATGCGCAGAGCATCCAGAGCAAGACGCAGGGCGGGCTGCTCGACGGCTACGCCGCCGTGGGCTCGCCGCATTGGCAGGCCAACCTGGGCGCGGAATGGGATGTGCCCGGCGCGCCCGGGCTGACGCTGACCGGCCGCGTGCAGTCCAGCGCCAGCCAGTGGCTGACCAACAATCACACGCTCAAGTTGCCTGGCTGGTCGGTGTTTGACCTGGGCGCGCGCTACGCCACCCGGCTGGCGGGTAGGCAGGCCGTGCTGCGCCTGAACGTGAATAACGTGGCCGACCGCAACTACTACTCGGGCATCTTCCGCGAAGGCGCGCCCATTGGCACCCTGGGCGCACCGCGCACCGTGTCGGCCTCACTCACCGTGGACTTCTAG
- a CDS encoding IS5 family transposase (programmed frameshift), with protein sequence MEITPEQFAKIEHCLPTQRGNVSLSNLQVVNAILYVAEHGCKWRGLPKRFGNWHTIYTRMNRWTKAGVLDRMFEELQKAQVVRIKIEAVSLDSTSIKVHPDGTGAPKKNGPQSIGKSRGGWTTKIHMVAADARTAITFSLSPGQAGDAPQGRELLASLGAPNRPLHLLMDKAYEGNETRQLALDLGYIPVVPPLRTRVEPWEYDREMYKRRNEVERLFRRLKGFRRIFTRFEKLDIMFLGFISFVLVADGLRMC encoded by the exons ATGGAGATAACGCCAGAACAATTCGCCAAGATCGAGCACTGCCTTCCCACGCAGCGAGGAAACGTCAGCCTGAGCAACTTGCAGGTCGTCAACGCCATCCTCTACGTAGCCGAGCATGGCTGCAAGTGGCGTGGACTGCCCAAGCGCTTCGGTAACTGGCACACGATCTACACGCGCATGAACCGCTGGACCAAGGCTGGGGTCCTCGACAGAATGTTCGAGGAACTGCAGAAGGCTCAGGTTGTGCGCATCAAGATCGAGGCGGTGTCACTGGACTCCACAAGCATCAAGGTGCACCCAGACGGCACGGGCGCGC CTAAAAAAAACGGCCCCCAATCCATCGGCAAGTCTCGAGGTGGATGGACAACCAAGATTCATATGGTTGCCGCGGATGCTCGAACGGCCATAACGTTCTCACTGTCGCCGGGCCAGGCCGGCGATGCCCCACAAGGGCGCGAACTGCTCGCCAGCCTGGGCGCCCCGAACCGGCCGCTGCACCTGCTCATGGACAAGGCCTACGAGGGCAACGAGACGCGCCAGTTGGCGCTCGATTTGGGCTACATCCCCGTCGTGCCACCGCTGCGTACCCGCGTCGAGCCTTGGGAGTACGACCGCGAGATGTACAAGCGCCGCAACGAGGTTGAGCGTCTATTCCGCCGCCTCAAGGGCTTCCGGCGCATCTTCACGCGGTTCGAGAAACTCGACATCATGTTCCTCGGCTTCATCAGCTTTGTACTCGTCGCTGATGGGCTTCGGATGTGTTAA